The Micromonospora sediminicola genome contains a region encoding:
- the trmB gene encoding tRNA (guanosine(46)-N7)-methyltransferase TrmB, which produces MTTTDTATARIRTFHPRRGRMSDRQRDALTRLWPAYGLQIAALDGPCDPTTLFGRRAPLVLEIGSGMGDATAAMAAADRDRHYLAVEVHTPGIANLLELVERHGLDNVRVAEGDALDLVRAMPEGCLDAVHVYFPDPWPKTRHHKRRIIAPAHVALLRSRLAPGGTLHCATDWAEYAESMRETLTADPELVDVHGGYAPRPAHRPVTKFERRALTAGREVFDLIHRRR; this is translated from the coding sequence GTGACCACCACCGACACCGCCACCGCCCGCATCCGGACCTTCCACCCGCGTCGCGGGCGGATGAGCGACCGGCAGCGCGACGCGCTGACCCGGCTCTGGCCCGCGTACGGCCTCCAGATCGCCGCCCTCGACGGGCCGTGCGATCCGACGACGCTGTTCGGGCGGCGGGCGCCGCTGGTGCTGGAGATCGGCTCCGGCATGGGCGACGCCACCGCCGCGATGGCGGCGGCCGACCGGGACCGACACTATCTGGCGGTCGAGGTCCACACGCCGGGAATCGCCAACCTGCTGGAGCTGGTCGAGCGGCACGGCCTGGACAACGTCCGGGTGGCCGAGGGTGACGCGTTGGACCTGGTCCGGGCCATGCCGGAGGGCTGTCTGGACGCGGTGCACGTCTACTTCCCGGACCCGTGGCCGAAGACCCGCCACCACAAGCGGCGGATCATCGCGCCGGCGCACGTGGCGCTGCTGCGGTCCCGGCTGGCGCCGGGCGGCACGCTGCACTGCGCCACCGACTGGGCCGAGTACGCCGAGTCGATGCGCGAGACGCTCACCGCCGACCCGGAGCTGGTCGACGTGCACGGCGGCTACGCGCCGCGTCCGGCGCACCGGCCGGTGACGAAGTTCGAGCGGCGCGCGCTGACCGCCGGCCGGGAGGTCTTCGACCTGATCCACCGGCGGCGCTGA